The Apostichopus japonicus isolate 1M-3 chromosome 20, ASM3797524v1, whole genome shotgun sequence genome contains a region encoding:
- the LOC139962204 gene encoding uncharacterized protein isoform X2 has protein sequence MMASGNCSQDAASHTEQTEVVRQILTEKGQPLSWETLGKLYKERDPSFNYQSVQDDLCRTSGILCSRDFIALDTPRNVALLKLELAVVVNEKLNKGKFSKASHYFRIAASEEEKDELGHNEDSLTKSMLDFQDIFVVTSLSDQGSNHKKIVLKPGIADQHKSFFRFENDTKASALHKLKYFLFLCHGSTNVRSAFEYSRCFLTKAEKVHFSRNMTDDFVKALKLQCPSINVNERVVALSLSPKVQIQKNPNDGNGLNQKKSLDVFDEDDVSLFKAILKDGPLSWKCFPSELESRKPETYGIDIREVFCQSPPNGFLNSPDFISIYNDVKCSALTKLHFILAVNNKLGNGHLGKISYHFNVLGSEQERDMFGRNSNELSQSLLNHSNIFRMSSEGGNLRSVKCGPLAIPFNSFFQFEGKSKESFCHKLKYFLNLCSGTCTVFAAYEFSRNLLRRDEKQLFMSNQESFIQFVSSLRKFFKVTADKIQLLQSHLWRTQLKEASIFPGDMKIQSPGTVGKKDQGGPTSVTKKIQKQPSEALTEDFVKDILKSQGYPMSWTEFKKKFLSLDENPGNTVEEFMKQYSNKVAKSLCMSKDFVALNSPFHRNRLKLQLILENRSRANKPSKISLMELKEQFEEIASDHEIVETLHNCPSLQEFLWKFPKVFVIKKDFVTQGASALKFLSFFGKEKEGAKPSVMNKLNYFVNICGDYCDISYACKFLQTHLSRREELELVSSDDKVFDLIKASQGGKMDDDVGGHGNATSDNEVQIGNPTAAISDVNSGVSQVAKANSNGPPPPKESPTMQSKGSEQTVPMPLSLPDKGPTPSILPVQGALPSIPDSEREVPPTSEECTLSSSSSLKSISSDPTKTKTARKRSKKKKADAPVSMATETKVDVKVEVIGNENRLTMLISQMLEEVNPIISVMHSQDILVVLNWSRTGFLLPIPPIGGQVNHKYDARWTKLCDFLKNQKVVMVTFDCESVGKVLLERLDLKLGTVFDIKCGVQLLSFESPSNSPSYRNVTAICQRFALPGPGCIIPHIVGDLDLWDTHKNIQLNKDEVLLMIKDAASLIPTVYGWICYELHSRGALKELESLTKKKLDVMYTEAENESSLAADDSSTSTTTPTPSSYKSSTSLKASHSTGEMKMFPELPGQNTSLQYSLSQNSMIVNGGTEQMIPPGQSTSTLSPFSQNSMMLNENQVQWIPLQNDWFSEENDYIPVGSSVLEGSFHQKVYCLRKTEDGDVSPVPQEEANSYDSNLSGLTEELVKHFSEKNSESIIQLLTLLGDDILITLGEQLQGQSKNHVDQLSEIVLDVGRCAEARLHKTIKGEKPVVLVASSKVITSKALQEIEENDALTGFYDNQCGVEGCLHSLRGVRNRMKKLIGLTVRVALPLLGCADMMYDIALSGRSILIVGCPGVGKTTLLRELARCLSDTEKKKVVVIDTYNEIAGDSDTPHFSIGSARRLQVNNPEEQHQVISESANHSPEVVIIDQIELKSDVTAAKRLPRYGIQVIAGIKCDSVMNLITDETLSQIFQIRGSNMLDDLQSLDSAGALALSNNKCAFQALVEMKESDCWHIHDLNHTWSWTNISTGQAYSVQERTRIGLNHRQPGWEQQIILRETLINPQET, from the exons ATGATGGCAAGTGGGAATTGCTCACAAGATGCTGCTTCCCATACTGAACAGACAGAAGTTGTCCGACAAATTTTGACAGAAAAGGGGCAACCATTGTCATGGGAGACGCTTGGGAAATTGTATAAGGAGAGAGATCCATCATTCAATTACCAGTCAGTTCAAGATGATCTTTGTAGAACATCTGGTATACTTTGTTCTAGGGACTTCATTGCTCTGGACACCCCAAGAAATGTTGCGTTACTGAAGTTAGAGTTGGCTGTGGTCGTCAATGAGAAGTTAAACAAAGGAAAATTCTCCAAAGCCAGTCATTACTTCCGTATAGCTGCCTCAGAGGAAGAAAAAGATGAACTTGGTCATAATGAAGATTCCTTGACCAAATCAATGTTagattttcaagatatttttgtCGTAACATCATTGAGTGATCAGGGAAGCAATCACAAGAAAATAGTTTTGAAACCAGGAATTGCTGACCAACATAAATCTTTCTTCAGATTTGAAAATGATACCAAGGCATCTGCACTgcataaactgaaatattttctgtttctaTGCCATGGCAGCACTAATGTTAGATCAGCGTTTGAATATTCTCGTTGCTTCTTGACCAAAGCAGAAAAAGTTCACTTCTCCAGAAATATGACAGATGACTTTGTCAAGGCTTTGAAACTCCAGTGCCCTTCAATTAATGTCAATGAAAGGGTTGTTGCGCTCTCACTATCACCGAAGGTTCAAATTCAAAAAAATCCTAATG ATGGCAATGGGCTCAATCAGAAAAAATCGCTGGATGTCTTTGATGAAGACGATGTTAGTCTTTTCAAAGCTATCTTAAAAGACGGGCCATTATCCTGGAAATGTTTCCCTTCAGAATTGGAATCAAGAAAACCTGAAACATATGGTATTGATATCAGAGAAGTGTTTTGCCAGTCTCCTCCAAATGGGTTTTTGAATTCCCCTGATTTCATCTCCATTTATAATGATGTGAAATGCTCTGCTTTGACCAAATTACATTTCATACTTGCTGTCAATAATAAACTTGGTAATGGGCATTTAGGTAAGATAAGCTATCATTTCAATGTGTTAGGATCTGAACAGGAGAGAGATATGTTTGGAAGGAACTCCAATGAACTTTCTCAATCACTGCTCAACCACAGTAATATATTCCGTATGTCATCTGAGGGTGGCAATCTACGTAGTGTAAAATGTGGACCCCTGGCCATTCCATTCAACTCTTTCTTCCAGTTTGAGGGTAAAAGTAAAGAATCTTTTTGTCacaaactgaaatattttctcAACCTATGCAGTGGAACATGCACAGTATTTGCTGCCTACGAGTTTTCCAGGAACCTCCTTCGCAGAGACGAAAAGCAGCTGTTCATGAGCAATCAAGAGTCTTTCATTCAATTCGTTTCTTCGCTAAGGAAATTTTTTAAAGTTACAGCAGACAAGATTCAACTGCTTCAATCACATTTGTGGCGCACTCAACTGAAAGAAGCCTCCATCTTCCCGGGTGACATGAAAATTCAAAGTCCTGGTACAGTAG GTAAAAAAGATCAAGGTGGGCCAACGTCTGTCACCAAAAAGATACAAAAACAGCCTTCCGAGGCATTGACCGAGGACTTCGTAAAAGATATATTAAAATCTCAAGGTTACCCAATGAGCTGGACAGAATTCAAGAAGAAATTTTTATCACTTGATGAGAACCCCGGTAACACTGTTGAAGAGTTTATGAAACAGTATTCTAACAAAGTGGCAAAGTCACTCTGCATGTCCAAAGATTTTGTTGCACTGAACAGTCCATTTCACAGGAACAGACTAAAACTTCAATTAATTTTGGAAAATCGTAGCAGAGCTAACAAACCTTCAAAAATAAGTTTAATGGAGCTCAAAGAACAATTTGAAGAAATCGCTTCAGACCACGAAATCGTGGAAACTCTGCACAACTGTCCAAGTTTGCAGGAGTTCCTCTGGaaatttccaaaagtgtttGTCATCAAGAAAGACTTTGTCACACAAGGTGCAAGTGCattgaagtttttgtcattctttggaaaagaaaaagaaggagccAAGCCATCTGTAATGAACAAATTAAACTACTTTGTAAACATTTGTGGTGATTACTGTGACATAAGCTATGCCTGCAAGTTTCTGCAGACGCACCTCTCCCGCAGAGAAGAATTAGAATTGGTTAGTTCTGATGACAAAGTTTTTGATCTCATCAAGGCATCCCAGGGTGGAAAGATGGACGATGATGTTGGTGGCCATGGTAATGCAACGAGCGACAATGAAGTCCAAATAG GTAACCCGACAGCAGCCATTTCTGATGTCAACAGTGGGGTATCACAGGTTGCTAAAGCAAATAGCAATGGACCACCTCCACCCAAAGAGAGCCCTACGATGCAGTCAAAAGGAAGTGAGCAGACAGTTCCCATGCCATTATCGTTACCAGATAAAGGCCCTACACCATCGATATTACCAGTTCAGGGTGCCCTTCCTTCCATTCCAGATAGTGAGAGAGAGGTACCACCTACCTCTGAAGAGTGTACACtgtcttcatcttcttctttgaaATCGATATCATCAGATCCCACCAAAACCAAGACGGCAAGAAAAAGGTCCAAGAAGAAAAAAGCAGATGCACcagtttccatggcaacagaGACTAAAGTAGATGTGAAGGTAGAGGTGATAGGGAATGAAAACAGGTTAACCATGCTCATCTCTCAGATGCTGGAGGAAGTTAATCCAATCATATCTGTCATGCACAGCCAAGATATTTTGGTAGTTTTGAATTGGTCTCGTACCGGATTTTTGCTTCCGATTCCTCCGATAGGAGGTCAGGTCAATCACAAGTATGATGCTAGATGGACCAAGTTGTGCGATTTCTTAAAGAATCAAAAAGTTGTAATG GTCACATTTGACTGTGAAAGTGTCGGGAAGGTTTTACTAGAGAGGCTGGATCTGAAATTGGGGACTGTCTTTGACATAAAG TGTGGTGTACAACTTCTGTCTTTTGAGTCACCTAGCAACTCACCTAGCTACAGAAATGTCACTGCGATATGTCAGAGGTTTGCTCTTCCCGGCCCTGGTTGCATAATCCCTCATATTGTTGGGGATCTTGATCTATGGGATACGCACAAGAACATCCAGCTGAATAAAGATGAGGTTTTATTGATGATAAAAGATGCAGCTTCGCTCATTCCAACAGTTTATGGATGGATCTGCTA TGAGCTTCACTCTCGCGGTGCCCTTAAAGAGTTGGAAAGTCTAACAAAAAAGAAGCTAGACGTCATGTACACAGAAGCAGAAAATGAATCATCCTTAGCAGCAGATGACAgcagtacaagtacaacaactcCTACACCATCAAGTTATAAGAGCAGTACATCACTAAAAGCATCCCATTCCACTGGCGAGATGAAAATGTTTCCAGAGTTACCTGGACAGAATACATCCCTCCAGTATTCCCTCTCACAGAATAGCATGATCGTGAATGGTGGTACGGAACAAATGATACCACCTGGACAGAGTACCTCAACATTGTCTCCATTTTCACAGAATAGTATGATGCTGAATGAAAATCAGGTACAATGGATACCACTACAAAACGATTGGTTTTCAGAAGAAAACGATTATATTCCCGTAGGCTCATCGGTGCTTGAAGGCTCCTTCCATCAGAAAGTGTACTGCCTTCGTAAAACAGAAGATGGTGATGTCAGTCCAGTGCCTCAAGAA GAAGCCAATAGCTATGACAGTAATTTATCTGGCCTAACAGAGGAGTTAGTGAAGCATTTTTCAGAGAAGAACAGTGAGAGCATCATTCAACTGCTGACTTTACTCGGTGATGATATATTGATCACCCTAGGAGAACAGCTGCAGGGTCAGTCAAAGAACCACGTGGATCAGCTGTCAGAGATTGTACTGGATGTTGGCAGGTGTGCTGAGGCAAG GTTACATAAGACTATCAAGGGGGAGAAACCAGTCGTCCTTGTTGCATCCAGCAAGGTAATCACGAGCAAGGCTTTGCAAGAAATCGAAGAGAATGATGCCCTGACAGGATTTTATGACAATCAGTGTGGGGTGGAAGGATGTCTCCATAGTCTCAG GGGAGTCAGAAACAggatgaagaaattgatcggTTTGACGGTTCGTGTAGCCCTACCACTCCTGGGATGCGCTGACATGATGTACGACATCGCTTTGAGCGGCAGGTCCATTCTGATCGTAGGTTGCCCCGGTGTGGGGAAGACCACCCTACTGAGAGAACTAGCTAGGTGTTTGAGTGATacagagaaaaagaaagtagTGGTGATTGACACCTACAATGAG aTCGCTGGTGACTCTGATACTCCCCACTTCTCCATTGGCAGTGCAAGACGTTTACAG GTAAACAACCCAGAAGAGCAGCACCAAGTGATCTCAGAGAGTGCAAATCACAGTCCAGAGGTGGTCATAATTGACCAAATTGAACTGAAAAGTGATGTCACAGCTGCCAAAAGATTGCCCAGATATGGCATTCAAGTTATTGCTGGGATAAAGTGCGATTCTGTCATGAATCTTATTACAGATGAAACTTTGTCACAGATTTTTCAGATCAGAGGCAGTAACATGCTTGACGACTTGCAATCATTGGACTCAGCTGGTGCCTTAGCTCTATCAAATAACAAGTGTGCATTCCAGGCACTTGTGGAAATGAAAGAAAGCGATTGCTGGCACATACATGACTTGAATCACACTTGGAGTTGGACTAACATCAGCACTGGTCAAGCTTATTCGGTACAAGAGAGAACCCGTATCGGTCTTAACCACAGACAACCAGGATGGGAGCAGCAAATAATATTACGAGAAACGTTGATCAACCCTCAGGAAACATAG
- the LOC139962204 gene encoding uncharacterized protein isoform X1 encodes MMASGNCSQDAASHTEQTEVVRQILTEKGQPLSWETLGKLYKERDPSFNYQSVQDDLCRTSGILCSRDFIALDTPRNVALLKLELAVVVNEKLNKGKFSKASHYFRIAASEEEKDELGHNEDSLTKSMLDFQDIFVVTSLSDQGSNHKKIVLKPGIADQHKSFFRFENDTKASALHKLKYFLFLCHGSTNVRSAFEYSRCFLTKAEKVHFSRNMTDDFVKALKLQCPSINVNERVVALSLSPKVQIQKNPNAKPVIKIRSRTFYGAFPAEITDGNGLNQKKSLDVFDEDDVSLFKAILKDGPLSWKCFPSELESRKPETYGIDIREVFCQSPPNGFLNSPDFISIYNDVKCSALTKLHFILAVNNKLGNGHLGKISYHFNVLGSEQERDMFGRNSNELSQSLLNHSNIFRMSSEGGNLRSVKCGPLAIPFNSFFQFEGKSKESFCHKLKYFLNLCSGTCTVFAAYEFSRNLLRRDEKQLFMSNQESFIQFVSSLRKFFKVTADKIQLLQSHLWRTQLKEASIFPGDMKIQSPGTVGKKDQGGPTSVTKKIQKQPSEALTEDFVKDILKSQGYPMSWTEFKKKFLSLDENPGNTVEEFMKQYSNKVAKSLCMSKDFVALNSPFHRNRLKLQLILENRSRANKPSKISLMELKEQFEEIASDHEIVETLHNCPSLQEFLWKFPKVFVIKKDFVTQGASALKFLSFFGKEKEGAKPSVMNKLNYFVNICGDYCDISYACKFLQTHLSRREELELVSSDDKVFDLIKASQGGKMDDDVGGHGNATSDNEVQIGNPTAAISDVNSGVSQVAKANSNGPPPPKESPTMQSKGSEQTVPMPLSLPDKGPTPSILPVQGALPSIPDSEREVPPTSEECTLSSSSSLKSISSDPTKTKTARKRSKKKKADAPVSMATETKVDVKVEVIGNENRLTMLISQMLEEVNPIISVMHSQDILVVLNWSRTGFLLPIPPIGGQVNHKYDARWTKLCDFLKNQKVVMVTFDCESVGKVLLERLDLKLGTVFDIKCGVQLLSFESPSNSPSYRNVTAICQRFALPGPGCIIPHIVGDLDLWDTHKNIQLNKDEVLLMIKDAASLIPTVYGWICYELHSRGALKELESLTKKKLDVMYTEAENESSLAADDSSTSTTTPTPSSYKSSTSLKASHSTGEMKMFPELPGQNTSLQYSLSQNSMIVNGGTEQMIPPGQSTSTLSPFSQNSMMLNENQVQWIPLQNDWFSEENDYIPVGSSVLEGSFHQKVYCLRKTEDGDVSPVPQEEANSYDSNLSGLTEELVKHFSEKNSESIIQLLTLLGDDILITLGEQLQGQSKNHVDQLSEIVLDVGRCAEARLHKTIKGEKPVVLVASSKVITSKALQEIEENDALTGFYDNQCGVEGCLHSLRGVRNRMKKLIGLTVRVALPLLGCADMMYDIALSGRSILIVGCPGVGKTTLLRELARCLSDTEKKKVVVIDTYNEIAGDSDTPHFSIGSARRLQVNNPEEQHQVISESANHSPEVVIIDQIELKSDVTAAKRLPRYGIQVIAGIKCDSVMNLITDETLSQIFQIRGSNMLDDLQSLDSAGALALSNNKCAFQALVEMKESDCWHIHDLNHTWSWTNISTGQAYSVQERTRIGLNHRQPGWEQQIILRETLINPQET; translated from the exons ATGATGGCAAGTGGGAATTGCTCACAAGATGCTGCTTCCCATACTGAACAGACAGAAGTTGTCCGACAAATTTTGACAGAAAAGGGGCAACCATTGTCATGGGAGACGCTTGGGAAATTGTATAAGGAGAGAGATCCATCATTCAATTACCAGTCAGTTCAAGATGATCTTTGTAGAACATCTGGTATACTTTGTTCTAGGGACTTCATTGCTCTGGACACCCCAAGAAATGTTGCGTTACTGAAGTTAGAGTTGGCTGTGGTCGTCAATGAGAAGTTAAACAAAGGAAAATTCTCCAAAGCCAGTCATTACTTCCGTATAGCTGCCTCAGAGGAAGAAAAAGATGAACTTGGTCATAATGAAGATTCCTTGACCAAATCAATGTTagattttcaagatatttttgtCGTAACATCATTGAGTGATCAGGGAAGCAATCACAAGAAAATAGTTTTGAAACCAGGAATTGCTGACCAACATAAATCTTTCTTCAGATTTGAAAATGATACCAAGGCATCTGCACTgcataaactgaaatattttctgtttctaTGCCATGGCAGCACTAATGTTAGATCAGCGTTTGAATATTCTCGTTGCTTCTTGACCAAAGCAGAAAAAGTTCACTTCTCCAGAAATATGACAGATGACTTTGTCAAGGCTTTGAAACTCCAGTGCCCTTCAATTAATGTCAATGAAAGGGTTGTTGCGCTCTCACTATCACCGAAGGTTCAAATTCAAAAAAATCCTAATG CAAAGCCAGTGATTAAAATCAGAAGCCGCACCTTCTACGGAGCTTTTCCAGCCGAGATTACAG ATGGCAATGGGCTCAATCAGAAAAAATCGCTGGATGTCTTTGATGAAGACGATGTTAGTCTTTTCAAAGCTATCTTAAAAGACGGGCCATTATCCTGGAAATGTTTCCCTTCAGAATTGGAATCAAGAAAACCTGAAACATATGGTATTGATATCAGAGAAGTGTTTTGCCAGTCTCCTCCAAATGGGTTTTTGAATTCCCCTGATTTCATCTCCATTTATAATGATGTGAAATGCTCTGCTTTGACCAAATTACATTTCATACTTGCTGTCAATAATAAACTTGGTAATGGGCATTTAGGTAAGATAAGCTATCATTTCAATGTGTTAGGATCTGAACAGGAGAGAGATATGTTTGGAAGGAACTCCAATGAACTTTCTCAATCACTGCTCAACCACAGTAATATATTCCGTATGTCATCTGAGGGTGGCAATCTACGTAGTGTAAAATGTGGACCCCTGGCCATTCCATTCAACTCTTTCTTCCAGTTTGAGGGTAAAAGTAAAGAATCTTTTTGTCacaaactgaaatattttctcAACCTATGCAGTGGAACATGCACAGTATTTGCTGCCTACGAGTTTTCCAGGAACCTCCTTCGCAGAGACGAAAAGCAGCTGTTCATGAGCAATCAAGAGTCTTTCATTCAATTCGTTTCTTCGCTAAGGAAATTTTTTAAAGTTACAGCAGACAAGATTCAACTGCTTCAATCACATTTGTGGCGCACTCAACTGAAAGAAGCCTCCATCTTCCCGGGTGACATGAAAATTCAAAGTCCTGGTACAGTAG GTAAAAAAGATCAAGGTGGGCCAACGTCTGTCACCAAAAAGATACAAAAACAGCCTTCCGAGGCATTGACCGAGGACTTCGTAAAAGATATATTAAAATCTCAAGGTTACCCAATGAGCTGGACAGAATTCAAGAAGAAATTTTTATCACTTGATGAGAACCCCGGTAACACTGTTGAAGAGTTTATGAAACAGTATTCTAACAAAGTGGCAAAGTCACTCTGCATGTCCAAAGATTTTGTTGCACTGAACAGTCCATTTCACAGGAACAGACTAAAACTTCAATTAATTTTGGAAAATCGTAGCAGAGCTAACAAACCTTCAAAAATAAGTTTAATGGAGCTCAAAGAACAATTTGAAGAAATCGCTTCAGACCACGAAATCGTGGAAACTCTGCACAACTGTCCAAGTTTGCAGGAGTTCCTCTGGaaatttccaaaagtgtttGTCATCAAGAAAGACTTTGTCACACAAGGTGCAAGTGCattgaagtttttgtcattctttggaaaagaaaaagaaggagccAAGCCATCTGTAATGAACAAATTAAACTACTTTGTAAACATTTGTGGTGATTACTGTGACATAAGCTATGCCTGCAAGTTTCTGCAGACGCACCTCTCCCGCAGAGAAGAATTAGAATTGGTTAGTTCTGATGACAAAGTTTTTGATCTCATCAAGGCATCCCAGGGTGGAAAGATGGACGATGATGTTGGTGGCCATGGTAATGCAACGAGCGACAATGAAGTCCAAATAG GTAACCCGACAGCAGCCATTTCTGATGTCAACAGTGGGGTATCACAGGTTGCTAAAGCAAATAGCAATGGACCACCTCCACCCAAAGAGAGCCCTACGATGCAGTCAAAAGGAAGTGAGCAGACAGTTCCCATGCCATTATCGTTACCAGATAAAGGCCCTACACCATCGATATTACCAGTTCAGGGTGCCCTTCCTTCCATTCCAGATAGTGAGAGAGAGGTACCACCTACCTCTGAAGAGTGTACACtgtcttcatcttcttctttgaaATCGATATCATCAGATCCCACCAAAACCAAGACGGCAAGAAAAAGGTCCAAGAAGAAAAAAGCAGATGCACcagtttccatggcaacagaGACTAAAGTAGATGTGAAGGTAGAGGTGATAGGGAATGAAAACAGGTTAACCATGCTCATCTCTCAGATGCTGGAGGAAGTTAATCCAATCATATCTGTCATGCACAGCCAAGATATTTTGGTAGTTTTGAATTGGTCTCGTACCGGATTTTTGCTTCCGATTCCTCCGATAGGAGGTCAGGTCAATCACAAGTATGATGCTAGATGGACCAAGTTGTGCGATTTCTTAAAGAATCAAAAAGTTGTAATG GTCACATTTGACTGTGAAAGTGTCGGGAAGGTTTTACTAGAGAGGCTGGATCTGAAATTGGGGACTGTCTTTGACATAAAG TGTGGTGTACAACTTCTGTCTTTTGAGTCACCTAGCAACTCACCTAGCTACAGAAATGTCACTGCGATATGTCAGAGGTTTGCTCTTCCCGGCCCTGGTTGCATAATCCCTCATATTGTTGGGGATCTTGATCTATGGGATACGCACAAGAACATCCAGCTGAATAAAGATGAGGTTTTATTGATGATAAAAGATGCAGCTTCGCTCATTCCAACAGTTTATGGATGGATCTGCTA TGAGCTTCACTCTCGCGGTGCCCTTAAAGAGTTGGAAAGTCTAACAAAAAAGAAGCTAGACGTCATGTACACAGAAGCAGAAAATGAATCATCCTTAGCAGCAGATGACAgcagtacaagtacaacaactcCTACACCATCAAGTTATAAGAGCAGTACATCACTAAAAGCATCCCATTCCACTGGCGAGATGAAAATGTTTCCAGAGTTACCTGGACAGAATACATCCCTCCAGTATTCCCTCTCACAGAATAGCATGATCGTGAATGGTGGTACGGAACAAATGATACCACCTGGACAGAGTACCTCAACATTGTCTCCATTTTCACAGAATAGTATGATGCTGAATGAAAATCAGGTACAATGGATACCACTACAAAACGATTGGTTTTCAGAAGAAAACGATTATATTCCCGTAGGCTCATCGGTGCTTGAAGGCTCCTTCCATCAGAAAGTGTACTGCCTTCGTAAAACAGAAGATGGTGATGTCAGTCCAGTGCCTCAAGAA GAAGCCAATAGCTATGACAGTAATTTATCTGGCCTAACAGAGGAGTTAGTGAAGCATTTTTCAGAGAAGAACAGTGAGAGCATCATTCAACTGCTGACTTTACTCGGTGATGATATATTGATCACCCTAGGAGAACAGCTGCAGGGTCAGTCAAAGAACCACGTGGATCAGCTGTCAGAGATTGTACTGGATGTTGGCAGGTGTGCTGAGGCAAG GTTACATAAGACTATCAAGGGGGAGAAACCAGTCGTCCTTGTTGCATCCAGCAAGGTAATCACGAGCAAGGCTTTGCAAGAAATCGAAGAGAATGATGCCCTGACAGGATTTTATGACAATCAGTGTGGGGTGGAAGGATGTCTCCATAGTCTCAG GGGAGTCAGAAACAggatgaagaaattgatcggTTTGACGGTTCGTGTAGCCCTACCACTCCTGGGATGCGCTGACATGATGTACGACATCGCTTTGAGCGGCAGGTCCATTCTGATCGTAGGTTGCCCCGGTGTGGGGAAGACCACCCTACTGAGAGAACTAGCTAGGTGTTTGAGTGATacagagaaaaagaaagtagTGGTGATTGACACCTACAATGAG aTCGCTGGTGACTCTGATACTCCCCACTTCTCCATTGGCAGTGCAAGACGTTTACAG GTAAACAACCCAGAAGAGCAGCACCAAGTGATCTCAGAGAGTGCAAATCACAGTCCAGAGGTGGTCATAATTGACCAAATTGAACTGAAAAGTGATGTCACAGCTGCCAAAAGATTGCCCAGATATGGCATTCAAGTTATTGCTGGGATAAAGTGCGATTCTGTCATGAATCTTATTACAGATGAAACTTTGTCACAGATTTTTCAGATCAGAGGCAGTAACATGCTTGACGACTTGCAATCATTGGACTCAGCTGGTGCCTTAGCTCTATCAAATAACAAGTGTGCATTCCAGGCACTTGTGGAAATGAAAGAAAGCGATTGCTGGCACATACATGACTTGAATCACACTTGGAGTTGGACTAACATCAGCACTGGTCAAGCTTATTCGGTACAAGAGAGAACCCGTATCGGTCTTAACCACAGACAACCAGGATGGGAGCAGCAAATAATATTACGAGAAACGTTGATCAACCCTCAGGAAACATAG